One genomic region from Muriicola soli encodes:
- a CDS encoding M15 family metallopeptidase, producing the protein MLICLMFSGQQYSSAQADKYSLEELMGKADIELYGEGINLRKEAYDAFLEMKKAAYQDGIDIKIVSSFRSFDRQLAIYERKYLQYSEDEGMEPLAAIDKIIEYSTIPGTSRHHWGTDIDIIDASKPAEGDVLDPSKFEEGGPFEDLKLWMDEHASDYGFYIVYTKEPKRRGFKYEPWHYSYAPLSVPMLEVFRKKNILQLLIEEDFIGSEFLTTGFIRTYIRDNILDINPVLL; encoded by the coding sequence ATGTTGATCTGCCTGATGTTCTCAGGGCAACAGTATAGCTCGGCACAGGCTGATAAATATTCCCTTGAAGAATTAATGGGCAAGGCAGATATTGAATTGTATGGGGAAGGTATTAACCTCAGAAAGGAAGCTTATGATGCCTTCCTCGAAATGAAAAAGGCGGCTTATCAGGATGGGATAGATATTAAAATTGTCTCCAGTTTCCGGAGTTTCGACAGACAACTCGCCATATATGAAAGGAAGTATTTACAATACTCCGAAGACGAAGGCATGGAACCTCTCGCAGCTATCGATAAAATTATTGAATACTCTACTATACCCGGAACCAGCAGGCATCATTGGGGGACAGATATAGATATCATTGACGCAAGTAAGCCCGCGGAAGGCGATGTATTAGATCCTTCTAAATTTGAAGAAGGAGGACCTTTTGAAGATCTTAAACTATGGATGGATGAACACGCCAGTGATTATGGGTTTTACATCGTTTATACAAAGGAACCTAAACGCAGGGGATTTAAATACGAACCCTGGCATTACAGCTACGCCCCTTTGTCAGTACCAATGTTAGAGGTCTTTAGAAAGAAAAACATTCTTCAGCTTTTGATTGAAGAGGATTTTATCGGTAGTGAATTCCTGACTACCGGGTTTATCAGGACCTATATCCGTGATAATATTCTCGACATCAATCCAGTACTATTATAA
- a CDS encoding gliding motility-associated C-terminal domain-containing protein encodes MTGDVITAKSGSSVYSNFLDDAFYIGESSVSKIDGYGAMTNKESFVFPVGNEDRLRPLTIESVAINAMARCAYFFEDPNNSVTLSKDYDTTNKATDFISVSDTEFWRLEGDVPSRVTLTWDLHSDVRSLAEYLNDLKVVGWSKSENQWVNLGNSQVEGGMAYGSVTSEVFVPSDYEILTIGGNDDRLETYSTIDLDNYFMTPNGDGANDELILGGIDESPNNMLEIFNRYGVLVYSKANYQNNFNGQSNREGVIERGTGLSSGIYFYILTMHDLRQKHQGYLYISN; translated from the coding sequence GTGACGGGAGATGTTATCACGGCGAAATCAGGTTCCTCAGTCTATTCAAACTTCCTTGACGATGCTTTTTATATTGGAGAGAGTAGTGTTTCCAAAATTGATGGATATGGCGCTATGACCAATAAAGAATCCTTCGTCTTTCCGGTGGGTAATGAAGACCGCTTAAGACCTCTGACGATAGAATCAGTAGCCATAAATGCAATGGCAAGGTGTGCCTATTTCTTCGAAGACCCGAATAATTCAGTAACACTCAGCAAGGATTATGATACTACAAACAAAGCAACCGATTTTATATCGGTGAGCGATACGGAATTCTGGCGCCTGGAAGGAGATGTTCCTTCAAGGGTTACGCTTACCTGGGACTTGCATAGTGATGTACGATCACTGGCAGAATACCTCAACGACCTCAAAGTGGTTGGCTGGAGTAAATCTGAGAACCAGTGGGTGAACCTGGGGAATTCTCAGGTTGAAGGGGGAATGGCATACGGCTCAGTAACCTCAGAAGTTTTTGTCCCCAGTGATTATGAGATCCTGACCATCGGAGGAAATGATGACCGCCTAGAGACCTATTCTACAATCGACCTCGACAATTATTTTATGACCCCAAACGGTGACGGGGCTAATGATGAACTCATTCTCGGTGGAATTGATGAATCACCGAATAACATGCTGGAGATATTCAATAGGTACGGCGTATTAGTTTATTCTAAGGCGAATTATCAGAATAACTTCAACGGGCAGTCGAATCGCGAAGGCGTGATAGAAAGAGGAACCGGTTTGTCATCAGGGATATACTTTTACATCCTTACCATGCATGATCTTCGCCAGAAACACCAGGGGTATTTGTACATTTCTAATTAA